The Gossypium hirsutum isolate 1008001.06 chromosome A03, Gossypium_hirsutum_v2.1, whole genome shotgun sequence genome contains the following window.
CACAAGCGTGTGCCCTgagcgtgtgaagtctgcacctattttatgaaaagtcataaattttaaatcgaccacacagcctagcacacgggcgtgtgacttgaccatgtgacttcaatttgttcttaggtgacaaacagagagttacacgggttaggaaCACGGGGCGTGTGTGACTTCaatttatatattgttataaaaatatatattttgttgtGTATCTTGCTGTATTACTATCATGATTTTCTTAAAAAGGTTTTTTGTCATCATGCCCGTATTATGTCGTATTCATATTTGTCTGTTTCTATGCTTCCTAGTTTATAGCATTTTCTGGGAAGGTGTAATTCTTTACTTGATGACTTATGTCTCCGTCGCAAATCGATTGTCTTGTGTCACAGTTCCTATTTATGCAAAAATGCCATGCACGATCTAGGTATCTGAGTGTTTATAGTGATAGTTTTGAAGTGAATCAGTTGctttgtattaaattttatttacgaAATCGAGTTGCTTCCTTATAGAGCTGAAATATTAGACTTGgtaattatatttgttattaacCTAGACCGAAGTTAAGTGAAAATGCTAACCATGTTGCTGGCGCTGTTGCCTTGCCTCCTTTCTCCGCCCCTTtcatttttgcttctttttttctttgtctCCTCTCCTTATTTTGTCTTGAGAAACAGATTCCTGTCTAAGCAAAAGATTTTCAAAGAACccacctttttccttttttgtttttttggctTAGTAGTTTGCTAgcaatttttattgtttgataatTGCCTCaactaaaattatataaaatattttatgttatattaaataattccCTTTATGATAGGCAACAAGGTGAGGACACTGATAGTGACTTTAGGGACTCCTGCAGTGATGGTAGTAGTGATTGTGAACCTGAAAGAGGATCAAACCCTTTTAGAGAAAAAAGGAATCACGCATGACAAGTGAGATGTCTCCTAGGATGGATAGATTGTCCATGGGAGATCAGCAGATATTTCGAGAAGACTTATCTAGCGATGACGACGGTGAATCTGTCAATTCTCAAAATTGTTTGATTTTTGAGTAATTTGAGCACGACCCTTCATGCAGCTGAGAACCTTTAGCTGACAAGGTTAGTATATGTATTTCCatccttctctctctctctctctctctctctctctctctctctctctctctctctcagcaTGGTGTCATTTAATATCTGAATCAATGCCTTTCTCATTTTTGGTCACTTCCTAAACTAAATGTATGACAACAGATTGTAGATCTGGCCTTCCAGTTCCCTGAACTGAAGACGCTAAAAAGCTGTGATTTACTATCTTCCAGCTGGATTTCGGTGGCATggtattattatttagttttcttaaaagttatttttaaactGGTGTTTGCATATGTAACTGACGTGTTCCTCTGACATTATCGTAGGTATCCAATTTACAGAATACCCACTGGATCTACGTTAAAAGATCTAGATGCTTGCTTTCTGACTTACCATTATCTTCATACACCGGTAGGAGGtactaaataatttcattttgaaACTTTCTTCTTTCCTATTTGTGAACTAAGGAATATGCTAGGCTTTCTTGTTAAGTTATATTTTCCAGCTTTCACTTGTAAATTGTAAATTTGAATCTTTTACGTCTCTAGCAAGTGTTAAGTCTCATAATGCATAAGtactttaaaaatatgaaaagtgatTTTAAGGTCCTCCTGTTTGACTTTGAAGTAGTTATCTTGCTCTGCCTGAAAAAGTCCTATTCCTAGttcatttgatataattttgtgGACAGAAATGCCTTTTCATAGAAACTTTTGCTGCTTAATGTTAACCAAAATACTGATTGCACAACCTGGTGTTTTACAGACTTGCCATTAATCACTAATAGTTTGTGCTTGCATAAGCTCCGAGAGCACCCATGTAATGGCAAATAAACCTCATCTGTTggttttttctaaatattttaagTGGACAAAGTGATCAGGTACCGGTTGTAACAGGTCTCAATAACATGGATGGTGGTCTGAAGAGTCAATTGCCTGTTTTTGGTCTTGCGTCATACAAGTTTAAGAGTTCCTTGTGTACACCTAATGGAGCAAGCGATGGTCACTTGGCGAACAACGTCTTTCAGGCTGCTGACAGTTGGTTGAGAAGACTTCTTGACCATCGACCagatttcacttttttttttgccgCAGGTGATATTTAGCTATATCTGTAAAAGTAGTACCCCTAGCCATTCCAAAATGGAAATGCAACCGTTACTTGTCAAACATCACCCACAAATTACAGTACTTCAATTTTGGAGGTCAAGGTCAAAAGTTCAGTTTGGGGTGATTGTCTTTTGTAACAATTTATGAAAGAActggggaaattttttttaacacaaactGCCTCGGGAGAAAAGTTGGAACAAGGCATTAGAGAGGCAGCGAATGGAAAATTTTCGATTTAGAAGCCTATGGAGAGCAGAGCTGAGGTCGAGCCAAGGTGAGTCTTGCTTGCTATCGGTATATGTTAGTTTCACGCGGGCTTGctttatgtatgaattatgaataaGCCAAAGAAAACCAGGCCTTGTCCCTTTGTCCGGATGACAAAATATAGAATCTCATGTTTTACTTGACATAATGAAGGGAATTTTATTAGGATGGTTGTTTCCCTAATATGTATCGTgatgtttattttatattaatttcatcTCTGTTTCTTTGGCTATCCATAACACAATCTTAATCCTTTTATTAGCATGTTTTTAAGTACAAGTACCAATGTCACCAgcaaaaaatatttatgttaatttataaaCAAATCTTATGCTGACATGTCGGGGTTTAATTGGTTAAAGCTTTTAACCTAACCCATATTGTAACAGTATTAGTGCCAAGAATCACAGTGATAAATGATTTGATAATATAGGTGTGAAATTGGAAAAATAATGATGGTAATACTTTAAACACCAAAAAAAGGTCACAATCACAAAGCATATTGCCAGCtttaaacttaaatatctcttttGGCGAGCGGCGTTATAAGTCAAAAAGGtggtattattttttataaatttgcacTTAAATGCGTTTGGAATTATTGGAAAAATAATGCACCCCAACATAGGCAGCTCCCATAAAATTATCCGTAAATCCAGAGATGCAGTGAGCAACTGGGAAAATCGAAAATCCAACAACGTCGCCGTCTTTCATCAATTGCGGTTGAGGACAAAGGGAAAGGATCCCATCATCTCCTGCTCGGCTCTATATGCTGTTGCTGAATGGACCATCAAACTATCGACTAATCTCCCAAAATGgaaaatttgttttttaatcaaataatgtaTTCCGCAAGCATCCAAAAAGCAAAGCAGCAGGTAATGCCCCCACACCATTTCCTTTTCAAAGGAATATAACAAGGGTAATCAtctagtattttttattttatttacctgtGCGGAAACTAGTCATGTCAACTGAATTGGAGAGGCATGTAAGGACCTTATACTTTGAATGCATTTAAATTGATCATAGACACGAACATACAACCCTGATATGGAACAAAAAACTTGAATTTCAAGATATCACAAGCAAGGTATTATACTAGTTCCAAGCACAAGTAAAAATGACGGATTATCAAGAGATTGGGGGCAATCGTTTGTTTTCAATACATTAAAATGATTATGATTCGATTCCAATCACGAGCTTAAATTCTGTTACTTCTAAACATGAGCTCAAactatttatttgaaaaataatgtttctaaatataatttaaattgtttataaaaaGAAGTGATGCTTTTAAGTACGAGATTAAattatacatcacaaaacatatttTAAACCATCTCTTAACTCGATCTTTTAAAATATGAGGTTTCATGTCAAGTTTACTCCAAATGAAAATTATATAGCTTTTAAGACATTATTCAAAATTTGTAAATCTTGTCCAGATGGTTCAAAGATGAATTTAAACTTGAAGCGAAATCATTCATCCAAGATTAAGTATTATTATTGGATTCAAACTCTTCCTAAACTCATTTTTCAATATTCACATTTAcaattaatgtaaaatatttaaataacttGACTCACTTGTCACTACAATAATAATTTATACTACTTATTTCTTTCAAAAGAGTTTACAAAAACAAATcataaataatacatattaaatcaattaaaattagaatcaattcaatataaaacacatcaaactcgaaataaaaatatattcaacttaaaccaaaataaattttaaaaaaatcttaaaccaTCAAAGTTGGAATCATTGGCaacaatattatttgttatacttacatataatatatatatttttaacgtttatagatttttatcatatttgttattttttatataatgtctaaAATCACGAATAACCTACCTCAATCCTTAAATATGAGGATAATACATTTTAACGTAACTAAATTTACATATTTCTATACTGACAATAATATAAATGGCAATAACATTAAGAGTCAATGAGACTTAGATTAAATATCTTTAAAAGGagtaaaattgtgaaaatatggTGTAAAGTGTTAACCAAAGCACTTTGACAGATTTTGAAAAATACTAacaatgtttgaattgaaaaagtaaaataattgaattataacgtggaaaaagaaaaagacattttacctctttcctttcttttgtctTCTTCTTAAACCTCAAAGAAGAGAACCCCCATCTATTTAGCCctccttttcctttccattttcccTCCCTTTAAGGCTTAACCTCAACCCAAAAACTCGTAACAATGGCCATGTCCGTCCCTATTTTAGCCATCATCTTTGCTCTCCATCTCATCGCCTTCGTCTTCGCCGTCGGCGCTGAACGACGCCGTAGCTTCGTACCCACTCTCACTCTCACTCTCATTCTCGCTCTCGCTCTCACTCTCACTCTCACTCTCACTCTCTCTCTCACTCTCACATGTGAAACTGTAATTTTCTGTTGTTTTAACTTAACTAgtggttttttttaaatgaaggcTAAGGTGGTGCCTGATCAGTACGACGAGAGGACCTACTGCCTCTACAGTACGGATGCGTCGACGGTGTACGGACTATCTGCTTTTGGTCTGCTCCTTCTTAGCCAGGTTGCTGTGAACGGCGTTACTAGATGTCTCTGCTTTGGCAAAGGCCTTGTCTCCGCCACTTCATCCACCACTTGCGCCATCTTTTTCTTCGTTTTCTCCTGGTAAATTTACCTAAGTCAAATCtgattacctttttttttttgttctttttctaccACTTCGATATAACATATTTTTACTTGCTTTGCCTGAGTTCATTTTGGAAGATCTATCTAGTATTCTTGTTAGTAATTTAGAGGAACAAATTTTCCAGTCTAGAAACTGATTATCTAGATTATAGGCTTTCTGAAATGGAAATGGTTGGTTTTGTCTGGATGCGCTGCAATTTCCCCACTGGTATAATCAATTATTCACGTGTATGGAGCCCACAAAGTTAACTTAGAGGCTAACAGGTTGTACAAAGATCCTAGCTGTTGAATTACTAATGCTTTATGATACTTGCAAAGTACAGTATTATGCTGTtgtatttattaaatttgataatgTTTCTATTCGTTGATTTAATTGAGAACATTTTTATTTAATGGGCTTTTGATTTGCATTTTCAATCTTTAACAAGCTAACCATTCACAAAGTTTTCAAAGCCAATAGACTGGTAAGAAGTATATTTTCGTCTTAAACCAATCAAACAAACAAGCTGTAACAAGCTACAGCAACTAAGACATAGAAACATTTATGCCGGGCCTCTCTTCAAGTTCTATTAATTTTATCCATGTCTATTTTGGTCgtggttttcaatattttatccAATGCAATACCAAAGTTTTCATTATTCTAACATGTTAAGCTATCGATCTGCTTCTTATGTGGCTAATCTTTGTCACCTTATCTTCTTTAAGAGCCATCTCAACTTGGAGGTGAATATCTAGTTTCTAACCACATCTTTCTTAGCCTTACCACACATCCCATCTTAACGTTTGCAACTTCGCTATACTTGTCTCTTGTATATGTTGCTTCTTGTTAGCCTAACATTTCATACCATGGAAAAACAAGATTGGTCATTGATAGTAGTCAAATAGAACTTCAACTTCAAACACAGCTGTATTGTGATCATAAAAAATTCCAGTTGCACTCTCCTAACCTTTGAGCCTTTAGTGTTTGCGTTCACAACTAATTTGATGTTTATGTGTCCCCTTTCGCCTCTGTAATTTAATCCTACTGTCTAGGACATGTCTCACTTTCTTATGTCTCTTTGGAATGAGCATCTAAACCTAGAAATCAATTTAGCTAGCTATGCAACAAAACCTCCCTACCCTTGTGGTCATAAAGTAGTCTTTTTTGCTTGCGTTTATTTCAGTCTTAGCCAGAGtcctttaataattttttcataaaattgagTCAAAAGATACAACTAAATCCAGGATGGTCTTTCCTGCCTTGTATCTATCCCCATAATCATATTCTTTATGACCACTGTCAACCCCATTACAACTAAGCCTTCCATGTTCATGAGAATTACCTCCAATTGAAATATTTTCTTCTTAGGTATTCCTAGCACCACTTTATCTAAATCCTCCTAAATTTTTGCTTGCTAGCATAATCTTTAAGCCCATTTATACACTGCAAATAGGCATCAATAATGTTTTAAGCTGTCTCCTAGTATGAGTTAAAATGAGAAAAATCTTATCACCCCCATTCTATTGTCAATAATCTTATCAACCAACTGATGACTTTAAAACTAAATCTTATCACTTGGAGATACCATTATTTGACCCCATTCACAATATGGGCAAGTATCTTAGTATCTTTAGTGCACTAAAACCATTTTGAATGTTTGAGTTTGTTTTCTAACAAAATATGAGCAATGAATTAGGTTAAGCTTTTTGGGAGCTGAGGCATGTTT
Protein-coding sequences here:
- the LOC107948236 gene encoding uncharacterized protein, which produces MAMSVPILAIIFALHLIAFVFAVGAERRRSFAKVVPDQYDERTYCLYSTDASTVYGLSAFGLLLLSQVAVNGVTRCLCFGKGLVSATSSTTCAIFFFVFSWLSFLGAEACLLAGSAKNAYHTKYRGIFGGENISCATLRKGVFAAGAALTLLSLVGSVFYYWAHSRADTGGWQKHQNEGVGMTEQPPEFGKV